The following are from one region of the Synechococcus sp. CBW1108 genome:
- a CDS encoding IS5 family transposase, protein MRGHRERSGSLFSYVSIEERIPASHPLRRIRKLADQALDRLNPTFCALYAAEGRPSVPPEQLLLASLLQAFYGIRSERLLLEQLHYNLLFRWFVGLSPDDPIWHPTTFTKNRERLLNDDVMGRFLEKLMGGPEVKPLLSDEHFSVDGTLLQAWASHASRERIDGQEDPPPPPSGPGEGFGAPKPGKKRAKGDFRGIKLSNKTHRSGSDPDALLARKSNAHPAQPSYRGHVLMDNRHALIVDCKVTQATGTGERDAAKAMAADRPGAHQKTIGADKNYDTRGFVAEMRRIGVTPHVAQNTARSGGSAIDGRTTRHEGYAKSINARRGIEKVFGWIKQWGGLRQFKLRGAEKVGAVFGLHVIAYNLIRLGNLLKPAMVEAA, encoded by the coding sequence ATGCGAGGTCACCGGGAGCGCAGCGGCTCCCTGTTCTCCTACGTGTCGATCGAGGAGCGGATCCCAGCCAGCCATCCGCTGCGGCGGATCCGGAAATTGGCGGATCAGGCGCTCGATCGGCTCAATCCCACCTTTTGCGCGCTCTACGCCGCAGAAGGCCGGCCCTCGGTGCCGCCTGAGCAACTGCTGCTGGCCTCGCTGCTGCAGGCGTTCTACGGCATCCGCTCGGAGCGGCTTTTGCTGGAGCAGCTGCACTACAACCTGCTGTTCCGCTGGTTTGTGGGCCTGAGTCCGGACGATCCGATCTGGCACCCCACCACGTTTACCAAGAATCGCGAGCGGCTTCTCAATGACGACGTCATGGGGCGTTTCCTCGAGAAGCTGATGGGTGGTCCCGAGGTCAAGCCGCTGCTCAGCGACGAGCACTTCTCAGTGGATGGCACCCTGCTGCAGGCCTGGGCCTCCCATGCCTCGCGGGAGCGGATCGACGGTCAGGAGGACCCACCGCCCCCGCCGTCAGGCCCGGGCGAGGGTTTTGGCGCTCCAAAGCCCGGCAAGAAGCGGGCGAAAGGCGATTTCCGAGGCATCAAGCTCAGCAACAAGACCCACCGCTCCGGCAGTGATCCCGACGCCTTGCTGGCCCGGAAATCCAACGCCCACCCGGCTCAACCGAGCTACCGGGGTCATGTGCTTATGGACAACCGCCATGCCCTGATCGTCGATTGCAAGGTCACGCAAGCCACGGGCACCGGGGAGCGGGATGCCGCCAAAGCCATGGCCGCGGATCGTCCCGGTGCCCACCAGAAAACCATCGGTGCCGACAAGAACTACGACACCAGGGGCTTTGTCGCCGAGATGCGCCGCATCGGCGTGACGCCGCACGTGGCGCAGAACACCGCCCGCTCTGGTGGTTCCGCCATCGATGGCCGCACCACCCGCCACGAGGGCTACGCCAAGTCGATCAACGCCCGCCGCGGCATCGAGAAGGTGTTCGGCTGGATCAAACAGTGGGGCGGTCTGCGCCAGTTCAAACTGCGCGGTGCCGAAAAGGTCGGCGCGGTGTTTGGCCTGCACGTGATCGCCTACAACCTGATCCGGCTGGGCAACCTGCTCAAACCGGCAATGGTGGAGGCTGCATGA
- the istA gene encoding IS21 family transposase, which translates to MLETLVPMRRDQVMPAPLTSHQRNLFMTKRRGGSSQEAAAAAAGISVRSARRIECNQLQPRANQPRGRTRPDPLVGVWEEELVPLLQRSPALTPITLLEHLQQQKPDVDWIPLQRTLQRRVREWKALHGPAPEVIFPLSYEPGEIAFCDFTQLKGVEVTIAGQVFPHLLFHYRLAWSGWSYAQVVQGGESFAALSEGLQNALAACGGVPGELRTDRLSAACRNRNGSFSSDITRRYHALCSHYSLAYSRNNLGVAHENGRVESPHGHLKRRIEQALLLRGSSDFESLAEYQAFLAAVIDQYNRPRLIRLEQEQAALRPLPRFRFADYDIEQLTVRRTSTIEVRRVVYSVPPRLIDQRLTVRIFHDRLQLLLGRQIACELERRHGGVERHGRAWSIDLEHLIDALRRKPRALLHCSYQRELFPDERWWQLWQQLRNGGDRDAAARLMVEALYVGCRLAGYEPVLGWLEKAHQRQGLSLAALQQRFRLPPHRPHPPQRIPQHSLQSYDDLLVLSAQTPGGGGGPADAAAAATAGAIPLPLAEPRLTG; encoded by the coding sequence GTGCTGGAGACCCTGGTGCCGATGCGCAGGGACCAGGTGATGCCGGCACCACTGACAAGCCACCAACGCAATCTGTTCATGACGAAACGACGAGGCGGCAGCAGCCAGGAGGCTGCTGCCGCAGCGGCGGGCATCTCAGTGCGCAGTGCTCGCCGGATTGAATGCAATCAGCTGCAGCCGCGGGCGAACCAGCCCCGTGGCCGCACCCGCCCCGATCCGCTGGTAGGGGTATGGGAGGAGGAGCTGGTGCCGTTGCTGCAGCGCTCACCCGCGCTGACGCCGATCACGCTCCTGGAGCATCTGCAGCAGCAGAAACCTGATGTGGACTGGATTCCGCTACAGCGCACCCTGCAGCGCCGGGTGCGGGAGTGGAAGGCACTGCACGGCCCGGCGCCGGAGGTGATCTTCCCTTTGAGCTATGAGCCTGGCGAAATTGCCTTCTGTGACTTCACCCAGCTCAAGGGGGTGGAGGTGACGATCGCCGGCCAGGTGTTCCCCCATCTGCTGTTCCACTACCGCCTGGCCTGGAGCGGCTGGAGCTATGCGCAGGTGGTCCAGGGCGGCGAGAGTTTTGCAGCCCTCTCCGAGGGTCTGCAGAACGCTCTGGCTGCCTGCGGCGGGGTGCCAGGTGAACTGCGCACCGACCGGTTATCAGCAGCGTGCCGTAACCGCAACGGCAGTTTCAGCTCCGACATCACCCGCCGTTATCACGCCCTCTGCAGCCACTACAGCCTGGCCTACAGCCGCAACAACCTGGGGGTGGCGCATGAGAACGGCCGTGTGGAGAGTCCCCATGGCCATCTCAAGCGGCGGATCGAGCAGGCGTTGCTGCTGCGCGGCAGCAGTGATTTCGAGTCGCTGGCTGAATACCAGGCTTTTCTGGCCGCGGTGATTGACCAGTACAACAGGCCGCGCCTGATCCGGCTGGAGCAGGAGCAGGCGGCGCTGCGGCCACTACCGCGGTTTCGTTTTGCCGACTACGACATTGAACAGCTCACGGTGCGGCGCACCAGCACGATCGAGGTACGCAGAGTCGTGTATTCGGTGCCGCCGCGGCTGATCGACCAGCGGCTGACGGTGCGGATCTTCCACGACCGGCTGCAGCTGCTTCTGGGCCGGCAGATCGCCTGCGAACTGGAGCGGCGCCACGGCGGTGTCGAGCGTCATGGGCGGGCGTGGAGCATCGATCTGGAGCACCTGATCGATGCGCTCAGGCGAAAACCCCGGGCATTGCTGCACTGCAGTTACCAGCGGGAGCTGTTCCCCGATGAGCGCTGGTGGCAGCTGTGGCAGCAGCTGCGCAATGGCGGTGACCGTGACGCCGCCGCCCGATTGATGGTCGAGGCGCTGTATGTGGGCTGCCGCCTGGCGGGCTACGAGCCAGTGCTGGGTTGGCTCGAGAAGGCCCATCAACGGCAAGGGCTGTCGCTGGCGGCGCTGCAGCAACGCTTCCGGCTGCCGCCCCATCGCCCCCACCCACCGCAACGCATTCCCCAACACAGCCTGCAGAGCTATGACGACCTCCTCGTCCTCAGTGCCCAGACCCCAGGCGGTGGAGGCGGCCCTGCCGATGCTGCTGCGGCAGCTACGGCTGGCGCGATTCCGCTCCCACTGGCAGAGCCTCGCCTTACAGGCTGA
- a CDS encoding Z1 domain-containing protein translates to MDDIKGIVDNLKSMHAVEAIGVQAAGKKFKAQLSPLSEELERRIDRAVAELERQEQQVITLYPAPIVTAGKQVRWYLGPTESSSPNWNAYREHLRRKGWSTEVIQSIDRASTKITNELLCPNGSREDRFQGLVLGYVQSGKTASMAAAIAKAADSGYRMVIVLAGMTNVLRQQTQVRLLSDVVSHNPSLWLEGTTVESDFKPGSAPKLPTAGRGKCSLFVVKKNAAVLRRLKKALNKLSEIERKSLPTLIIDDECDLASINTAAYRSSVTRINGLIRDLCEKLPKVTYVGYTATPYANVLMAETSVDGSRDLYPSEFIISLDEPEGYFGARRLFGDDTDAERDTELPYIRRVPEEDRTNLQPPSRKDRETFAAGLTSSLSDACDWFLLSLAARRARGQAQSHCCMLIHTTIYAACHRQIRRMIERAWLIPTREALRNNDQERIGQLQAMWERESSVLDSDRRADLDCPEEPESFDKLTAFLRVC, encoded by the coding sequence GTGGATGACATCAAGGGGATTGTTGACAATCTCAAATCCATGCACGCTGTTGAGGCCATAGGGGTCCAAGCAGCTGGTAAGAAATTCAAGGCGCAACTCTCTCCACTGTCAGAAGAGCTTGAGAGACGGATAGATAGAGCGGTAGCTGAACTTGAGCGGCAGGAGCAACAGGTCATCACACTTTATCCCGCTCCGATAGTCACAGCAGGCAAGCAGGTTCGTTGGTACCTTGGGCCGACTGAGAGTTCTTCACCCAACTGGAATGCATACCGTGAGCACCTCAGGCGAAAGGGATGGAGTACTGAAGTCATTCAATCCATTGACAGGGCATCAACGAAGATCACGAACGAACTTCTCTGTCCGAATGGCTCGAGAGAGGATCGTTTTCAGGGACTTGTTCTGGGGTATGTCCAGAGTGGAAAAACGGCGAGCATGGCTGCTGCGATTGCAAAGGCCGCAGACAGCGGTTATCGCATGGTGATCGTTTTAGCAGGCATGACAAACGTGCTCAGACAGCAGACTCAGGTCAGGTTGTTGTCTGACGTCGTCAGCCACAATCCTTCGCTGTGGCTTGAAGGAACGACGGTCGAGAGTGACTTCAAGCCTGGAAGCGCTCCGAAGCTGCCAACAGCCGGACGTGGGAAATGCTCTCTTTTCGTGGTGAAGAAAAATGCGGCTGTTCTCAGAAGACTCAAGAAAGCACTCAACAAGCTTTCTGAGATCGAGCGAAAAAGCCTGCCGACGCTCATCATCGACGACGAGTGCGATCTGGCAAGTATCAACACTGCAGCCTACCGAAGCTCAGTCACCAGAATCAACGGGCTGATCCGTGATCTCTGCGAAAAACTACCTAAGGTCACCTACGTCGGTTACACAGCGACGCCATACGCGAATGTGCTGATGGCTGAGACCTCGGTGGATGGAAGTCGAGATCTCTACCCAAGTGAGTTCATCATTTCACTGGATGAGCCCGAGGGGTATTTCGGCGCACGGAGGCTCTTTGGCGATGATACTGATGCCGAAAGAGATACCGAACTCCCGTATATCCGAAGAGTACCCGAGGAAGACCGTACCAATCTTCAACCGCCTTCGCGAAAGGATCGAGAAACATTCGCCGCAGGGCTGACGTCGAGTCTCAGCGACGCCTGCGACTGGTTTCTGCTTTCCCTTGCAGCAAGAAGAGCCCGCGGGCAAGCGCAGTCGCATTGCTGCATGCTCATTCATACCACGATCTATGCGGCCTGCCATCGGCAGATCCGTCGGATGATCGAGCGTGCATGGCTGATACCGACACGTGAAGCGCTACGAAACAACGATCAGGAAAGGATCGGGCAGCTGCAAGCCATGTGGGAACGAGAATCCTCAGTGCTTGATAGCGACAGGCGTGCCGATCTCGATTGTCCTGAAGAACCTGAGAGTTTTGACAAGCTCACTGCATTCCTAAGAGTTTGCTGA
- a CDS encoding DUF488 family protein: MRLYTVGHSNQTLSQLVGLLQLHGINAVADVRSMPYSRRLPQFNRPELEAEFPKHGIRYVFLGEELGARREEESAYDGLQAAYERVAQLPAFQQGLSRVLKGLGRGLTLALLCAERDPLTCHRAILVSRHLQARGVDVQHILGDGSLESHQELEHRMRRALQRLGILEVSGGDVQLDLLGREVTQGRLISPEDELDEAYRQQGRRIAYTKPLIAA, encoded by the coding sequence GTGCGTCTCTACACGGTGGGCCACTCCAACCAGACCCTGAGCCAGCTGGTGGGGCTGCTGCAGCTGCATGGCATCAACGCGGTGGCGGATGTCCGCTCCATGCCTTACAGCCGCCGCCTACCCCAGTTCAACAGGCCTGAGCTTGAGGCGGAGTTTCCCAAGCACGGCATCCGCTATGTGTTTCTGGGAGAGGAGCTGGGCGCTAGGCGGGAGGAGGAATCGGCCTACGACGGGCTGCAGGCTGCCTATGAGCGTGTGGCTCAGTTGCCAGCCTTCCAACAAGGCCTGAGCCGGGTGCTGAAGGGACTTGGACGAGGGCTGACCCTGGCGCTGCTATGCGCAGAGCGGGACCCCTTGACTTGCCATCGGGCGATCCTGGTAAGCCGGCACCTTCAGGCCAGGGGGGTGGACGTGCAGCACATCCTTGGCGATGGATCACTGGAGAGCCATCAGGAGCTTGAGCACCGCATGCGCCGGGCCTTGCAGAGACTCGGCATCTTGGAGGTCTCAGGAGGAGATGTCCAGTTGGATCTTCTAGGTCGCGAGGTCACTCAGGGCCGACTAATCAGCCCAGAGGACGAGCTTGATGAGGCCTACCGCCAACAAGGGCGGCGGATTGCTTACACCAAACCACTGATTGCCGCCTGA